TTGATCAAGAAGTGCATTGATAATTTCATCTAAATCACCCTGCATAACAAAGTCTAATGACTTTAAAGTTAAATCTACTTGATGATCAGTAACGCGATTTTGAGGGTAATTATAAGTTCGAATTTTTTCAGAACGTTCTCCTGTTCCGATTTGTTCTTTTCGATTTAAAGATTCTTTTGCTTTTTGTTGTTCTTGAGCATGCGCAAGTAATCGAGAGCGAAGCATCTTAAGAGCTTTAGCCTTGTTTTTATGCTGAGACCGCTCTTCTTGACAAGCAACTGCAACACCGGTTGGTATATGAGTAACGCGAACCGCAGAGTCTGTAGTGTTAACGTGCTGACCACCAGCACCACCAGAACGATACACATCAAAACGCAAATCTGAATCATTTAACTGAACATCTACATCTTCTGCTTCTGGAAGAACCGCAACGGTTGCGGTAGATGTATGAACACGCCCAGCAGTTTCTGTAGCCGGAACGCGCTGAACTCGATGAACGCCTGATTCTGTTTTTAAAGAACCGTAAATGTTTTTACCTTTTATATGCACAACTACTTCTTTTAAACCGCCTAAATCAGTACCACTTTCTGTAGTGATCTCTGTTTTCCACGATCGTTTTTCTGCATACAAAAGATACATTTTCAAAAGATCTGCAACAAACAAAGCAGCTTCCTGCCCACCAGTTCCTGCTCGAATTTCAAGATAAGCGCTTCTGGTGCTTAACTCATCAGCAGTATACATCATGTCTTCGAGTTCTTTTTCTTGATGTTTTATTTGTGCTTTTAAATCTTCAATTTCTTGTAAAAACAATGAAGCAAGCTCAACATCTTGTTCATGTTGAGCTTGCTTTTCAGTTTCGTTTAAAGACAGCAGAGATAACTCTAACTGTTTGTGAGCTGTAAGGATTTCTGAAACATTTGACAAGTTTCGTTGCACCTCAGCACGATCTTTTGACGTTACGCTTCCTGAAGAAATTTGGTCTTCTAGTTTCTTTTGTAAGATTTCTAATTGGTCCCACTTAGTAAACACAAATTATCCAAAAACGTAAGTAAAAATCGATTATTGAGCATATTTCTTTTTGAATTTTTCAATTCTACCCGCTGTATCAACAAATCTTTGTTGACCAGTGAAAAATGGATGACAGCTAGAACAAAGAGTTGAACGAATATCTTTGTTTGTTGAACGAGTCATAAATGAATTGTCGCAAGTGCATTTGACTTCAACTTCAAATAGCTCTGGATGAATACCTTGTTTCATAGAATAATACCTTTATCTTACCAAAATTATACTCTTTAAGTATGGACAAATTTACTGATTTTGTCAAAAGACTCTTCGAAAGAATCGATTATTTCAAGCAATAATTATTCTTTTTCATTACCTTTGCAGCAAAAACAGTTCAAAACTTGCTGCCAACAAGATAAACGGTCTAAAGAAGCATCTGGCTTTTTATTATAAATCATTACCATTGGAACCGATTGGCTCACATTTTGATCATTTCTGTCAGAATTTCCAGACTCTTGGGTAGGAACAGAAAGAGGATTTACAGAATCCTGAGGATTGTCACCAGATCCCTCTGTTTGAGTAAAGCTCACTTGGCTAAAAGCCCTCTGCCCAGATGAAATATTATTAACAGGCACAAGAGACTCGCCATCATTAATATTTATTTTTGCAAAGGTAAACAACTCTCTTTTCGCAATAGGCCGAGAAATAGAATGCCCAGAAACTCCTATCATCGAACCACCCTCATCAAGCTCATCTACTATCAATTGCGCTTCTTGCGAAAGTGCCAAACTTGTTTGCAAAGGCTTTGACTGT
The genomic region above belongs to Candidatus Dependentiae bacterium and contains:
- the prfA gene encoding peptide chain release factor 1, whose protein sequence is MFTKWDQLEILQKKLEDQISSGSVTSKDRAEVQRNLSNVSEILTAHKQLELSLLSLNETEKQAQHEQDVELASLFLQEIEDLKAQIKHQEKELEDMMYTADELSTRSAYLEIRAGTGGQEAALFVADLLKMYLLYAEKRSWKTEITTESGTDLGGLKEVVVHIKGKNIYGSLKTESGVHRVQRVPATETAGRVHTSTATVAVLPEAEDVDVQLNDSDLRFDVYRSGGAGGQHVNTTDSAVRVTHIPTGVAVACQEERSQHKNKAKALKMLRSRLLAHAQEQQKAKESLNRKEQIGTGERSEKIRTYNYPQNRVTDHQVDLTLKSLDFVMQGDLDEIINALLDQSRKMRQMLPVLEQL
- the rpmE gene encoding 50S ribosomal protein L31, which translates into the protein MKQGIHPELFEVEVKCTCDNSFMTRSTNKDIRSTLCSSCHPFFTGQQRFVDTAGRIEKFKKKYAQ